Proteins encoded within one genomic window of Komagataella phaffii GS115 chromosome 3, complete sequence:
- a CDS encoding Inositolphosphotransferase 1, involved in synthesis of mannose-(inositol-P)2-ceramide (M(IP)2C), protein MASPVSTITQLALVPYRFLLQVVLSCLNERNIVTLPVNFFINFSPVFIWLMIFKNAGIIPHEWRPPIHVRLMKNLDEMIFSISSVSAWISLLLSISIASLVYDYFYRLKPEDTRNQADTVKYDLADDSFDLEVFVIDDTQESTKRESEDANNSDSSVSSHSEAVDSFVGTKKVNVYMPLNCWYWIPCAIFAMSWIILNFDHWMVTPLTKPKDLFAWALYVLGHFFVPLFTAIWLYVFHTPGALKYYSLCLGLQNIAGVITHLCFPNAPPWFITLYGENASANYEMPGYAAGLIRADMAMGSHLSSDGFHLSPIVFGACPSIHSAMATMSCYFVCYYSRWVLPKIMLLIFVTCLWWSTIYLDHHWRIDLSVGMAYSLVAFTLLKGRLMKKEFDFVTARRKGDFCKGSTVGMRVFQGTFLRDFFDPYS, encoded by the coding sequence ATGGCCTCCCCAGTTTCGACGATCACTCAGCTGGCCCTGGTCCCATATAGATTCCTTCTCCAGGTAGTGTTATCATGCTTGAACGAGCGCAACATAGTCACACTACCTGTTaactttttcatcaacttctCCCCAGTGTTCATATGGTTGATGATATTCAAAAATGCCGGCATTATACCCCATGAATGGCGTCCTCCAATCCATGTCAGGCTCATGAAAAACTTAGATGAGATGATCTTCAGCATAAGCTCGGTATCAGCATGGATTTCACTATTGTTGTCCATCAGCATTGCATCGCTCGTCTATGATTATTTTTATCGGTTAAAACCCGAAGACACCAGAAATCAGGCAGACACAGTCAAGTATGATCTCGCAGACGATTCATTCGATCTGGAAGTCTTCGTCATTGACGATACTCAGGAATCGaccaaaagagaaagcGAAGACGCCAATAACTCCGATTCTTCAGTATCATCACATTCAGAGGCCGTAGATAGCTTCGTTGGGACTAAAAAGGTCAACGTATATATGCCTCTCAACTGTTGGTATTGGATACCTTGTGCAATTTTTGCGATGTCGTGGATCATATTAAACTTCGATCATTGGATGGTGACTCCTTTGACGAAACCAAAAGATTTGTTTGCGTGGGCTCTCTACGTTTTGGGTCATTTCTTTGTACCATTATTCACCGCCATTTGGCTTTATGTCTTCCATACCCCGGGAGCTCTGAAGTATTACTCTCTTTGTCTCGGCTTGCAGAACATAGCTGGAGTAATTACACATCTCTGTTTCCCCAATGCACCTCCATGGTTCATTACACTATACGGTGAAAATGCATCTGCTAACTACGAAATGCCAGGTTACGCAGCGGGTCTCATTCGTGCAGATATGGCCATGGGCTCTCATTTATCATCTGATGGATTCCACTTGTCTCCTATCGTTTTCGGAGCATGTCCATCTATTCATTCAGCTATGGCGACCATGTCATGCTATTTTGTATGTTATTACAGCAGATGGGTTCTTCCCAAAATCATGTTGTTGATCTTTGTTACATGCTTGTGGTGGTCCACTATATATCTTGACCACCACTGGAGAATCGACCTCTCAGTTGGTATGGCATATTCATTAGTCGCATTTACCCTCTTGAAAGGCaggttgatgaagaaagaatttgattTTGTAACTGCTAGACGAAAGGGAGACTTTTGCAAAGGTTCCACTGTGGGGATGCGTGTTTTTCAGGGAACCTTTCTCCGGgatttttttgatccatATTCATGA
- a CDS encoding TFIIE small subunit, involved in RNA polymerase II transcription initiation — MDDRLSAQLNAFKNRIRNTANIPAPKRIVQLDPEPKVSPLRQHQQTIKKEQQRSEIEEELQHESTRSLANISGSHLSTQLHLAVEYIKKQDKEVSINELQRHMSMDISKTLLPLLKNIDRIRYDPDRHTLEYMSLHNIRSAEDLLNYLRIQATFKGILVKELKDGWSGCLAAIAELEEEQKIIVLRTKKENVPRLVWANKGGKLGQIDDDFIEMWSKVKLPDAGNLQEELINNGLKPTSVDPSSIKRKVMHSQENKQKKPRRGKITNTHMKGILKDYSGRV; from the coding sequence ATGGATGATCGACTATCAGCTCAACTTAATGCGTTTAAGAACCGCATCAGGAATACGGCCAATATTCCTGCACCGAAGAGAATAGTTCAGCTGGATCCTGAACCTAAAGTTTCGCCTCTGAGACAACACCAGCAGACAATCAAGAAGGAGCAGCAAAGGTCAGAAATAGAAGAGGAGCTTCAACATGAATCCACCAGGAGCCTGGCAAATATTTCTGGAAGTCATCTATCTACCCAGTTGCACTTGGCCGTGGAATATATTAAGAAGCAGGATAAGGAGGTATCTATCAATGAACTACAAAGACATATGTCCATGGACATATCCAAGACATTATTGCCGTTACTTAAAAACATAGATAGAATAAGATATGACCCCGACAGACATACTTTGGAATACATGTCGCTGCACAATATTCGATCTGCCGAAGATCTGCTGAATTATCTTCGTATTCAGGCTACTTTTAAAGGTATCTTAGTTAAGGAGCTGAAAGATGGCTGGAGCGGTTGTCTTGCGGCTATAGCTGAGCTTGAAGAGGAGCAAAAAATCATTGTTCTACGtaccaagaaggaaaacGTCCCAAGACTGGTCTGGGCTAATAAAGGTGGCAAGTTGGGTCAGATCGACGATGACTTTATCGAAATGTGGAGTAAAGTGAAACTTCCTGATGCTGGTAATTTACAGGAAGAGCTCATTAATAATGGGTTAAAACCTACCAGTGTGGACCCTTCTAGTATCAAAAGGAAAGTCATGCATTCTCAGGAAAATAAACAGAAAAAACCTAGACGAGGAAAGATCACAAATACTCATATGAAGGGTATTCTAAAAGATTATTCTGGAAGGGTCTAA
- a CDS encoding Nucleolar DEAD-box protein required for ribosome assembly and function, with amino-acid sequence MAKKNNKTPVSKKAARKPKATKNFTDFVLTISDDEEGIPDLDIDGDEDDEKTIKDTVTENKKAKTKTIAAKANKKKTEAIKDEDGTSLNPDFIFSVEDEDVVEEFNGWDFTGHDSGKVRTLVDLDGIIRRKGGLGVVASTGEKSDLAEAVDENLIDEEEEDLPIENEDEGIDDEELALDGFGMGANQEEDVVVEEEVEDDPTLAEPEPEITEQVEPEDIQEPEDTVEEVNRYFDQTKNQEVNKSVHVTFQSLSLSRPVLKGLSTLGYTKPSPIQSASIPIGLLGKDIVAGAQTGSGKTAAYMIPIIERLLFKPSKISATRVVVLTPTRELAIQVNDVGKKISQFVNGIEFGLAVGGLNLRKQEQELRKRPDIVIATPGRFIDHIRNSPSFSVESVEILVIDEADRMLEDGFQEELKEILTLLPGKKQTMLFSATMNNSIKDLIQLSLHKPVRIMIDPPKQAVSGLVQEFVRLRKNLEMKPALLFDILTKVNPSQQHRIVVFIARKMDAHKLRIILGLLGLKVSELHGSLTQEQRLKSITDFKNLTVPILICTDLASRGLDIPKIEVVINYDMPKTYDIYLHRVGRTARAGREGRSITFVSESNQDRAIVREAMKGIATAKNRALGRNVDWDSIEKIHQLIEEKAETIGDILSEEKEEKQFLRAEMEVRKGENILHHGEEIMSRPKRTWFQSEADKKKEKQKSEQQINSKKRKRLEAKKEAGGESMYKKTRDDRTSNQKKNSTRQPSKNQMKKKLGKVKSKR; translated from the coding sequence ATGGCTAAGAAGAATAACAAGACCCCTGTCAGCAAGAAGGCTGCTAGAAAGCCTAAGGCTACAAAGAATTTTACGGACTTTGTCTTGACAATTTCTGACGATGAAGAGGGCATTCCTGATTTGGACATTGATGGTGACGAAGACGACGAGAAAACGATTAAAGATACAGTAACCGAAAATAAAAAAGCCAAGACCAAGACAATAGCAGCAAAGGCCaataagaaaaagactGAAGCCATcaaggatgaagatggaacCTCTCTGAACCCTGACTTCATTTTCTCTGTggaggatgaagatgtGGTTGAAGAATTTAATGGTTGGGACTTTACAGGTCATGATAGTGGAAAAGTTAGGACGTTAGTTGATTTGGATGGAATTATAAGGAGAAAGGGTGGCTTAGGTGTTGTCGCCTCTACTGGTGAAAAAAGTGATTTGGCCGAAGCTGTAGATGAGAATTTAatagacgaagaagaggaagactTACCAATagagaatgaagatgagggaatcgatgatgaagaactaGCCTTGGACGGATTTGGAATGGGTGCAAATCAAGAGGAAGATGTGGTTGTAGAGGAAGAGGTTGAAGATGATCCAACTCTTGCTGAACCCGAACCCGAAATTACGGAGCAAGTGGAGCCAGAAGATATACAAGAACCTGAAGACACTGTTGAGGAAGTTAATCGATACTTCGACCAAACCAAGAATCAAGAAGTCAACAAATCTGTTCATGTGACATTTCAATCTCTCTCATTGTCTAGACCGGTTCTCAAAGGTTTGTCCACTCTGGGATATACCAAACCTTCTCCAATTCAAAGTGCTTCCATTCCGATAGGGCTGTTAGGTAAAGACATTGTTGCTGGAGCCCAGACCGGTTCCGGTAAGACTGCTGCATACATGATCCCTATTATTGAGCGTTTACTGTTCAAGCCATCAAAAATATCGGCTACCAGAGTTGTTGTATTGACCCCCACACGTGAGTTGGCAATTCAAGTTAACGATGTTGGTAAAAAAATCAGTCAATTTGTCAATGGAATAGAGTTCGGACTTGCTGTCGGTGGTTTGAACCTTAGAAAGCAGGAACAAGAACTCAGAAAAAGACCTGATATTGTGATTGCTACTCCTGGTCGTTTTATAGATCATATCAGAAATTCTCCAAGTTTTAGCGTTGAAAGTGTCGAAATTCTGGTTATCGATGAGGCTGATAGAATGTTGGAAGATGGTTTCCAGGAggagttgaaagaaatattGACACTACTTCctggaaagaaacaaacaaTGCTGTTTTCTGCTACCATGAACAACAGcatcaaagatttgattcaGTTGTCATTACACAAACCTGTGCGTATTATGATTGATCCGCCCAAACAGGCGGTATCCGGTCTGGTTCAAGAATTTGTGCGTCtaagaaagaatttggaaatGAAACCAGCATTATTGTTTGACATTCTAACAAAGGTGAACCCTTCCCAACAACATAGAATTGTGGTGTTCATTGCTAGAAAGATGGACGCCCATAAACTGCGTATTATTTTAGGTTTGCTGGGATTGAAAGTGTCTGAATTACATGGATCGCTGACACAAGAACAACGTCTGAAGAGTATCACAGATTTTAAGAACTTAACAGTACCGATTTTAATTTGTACAGATTTGGCTTCCAGAGGTTTGGAtattccaaagattgaggTTGTTATCAACTATGACATGCCCAAGACTTACGATATCTACCTTCAtagagttggaagaactgCCAGAGCAGGAAGAGAAGGTCGCTCCATCACTTTTGTCTCTGAATCCAACCAGGACCGTGCTATTGTACGTGAAGCAATGAAGGGTATTGCCACCGCTAAGAATAGAGCGTTAGGAAGAAATGTTGATTGGGACAGTattgaaaagattcatcAGTTAATTGAGGAGAAAGCAGAAACCATAGGAGATATTCTttctgaagagaaagaggaaaagcAATTTTTGCGTGCTGAAATGGAGGTCAGAAAGGGAGAAAACATTCTACATCACGGAGAAGAGATAATGTCAAGGCCCAAACGTACGTGGTTCCAGTCTGAAGCTGAtaagaaaaaggaaaagcAAAAATCAGAGCAACAGATCAACTCCAAGAAACGTAAGCGATTGGAGGCTAAAAAAGAAGCTGGTGGTGAAAGTATGTACAAGAAGACGAGAGATGATCGAACCTCCaatcagaaaaagaattcGACTCGTCAACCTTCCAAAAAccagatgaagaagaagctggGTAAGGTGAAGAGTAAAAGATGA
- a CDS encoding Protein involved in DNA mismatch repair and crossing-over during meiotic recombination, protein MSIVRRLDKAVSLALKSNLQLNLIGDVIKGLVENSLDAGSTEIRISVQLDNIICIECEDNGHGIPPSELEKIGSEYWSSKGVLKLEDLEDLKTYGFRGETLHSLSQISKALRISSKVLSSDRSFTTVYNNGTHVVSLTECDDYGIGSPQGTVVKITGLFYNLPVRRTYISNTSQKSISQQIKLALFPLCATNPDLSIKINLIEPDVSCEKSILSVSKAVSPDDRLSTSFDLIFGNMGSSMVPLQSSHMDYKADSIFGLNPTFNISHRFIFLNKRLVMDERLYNLITRELAQLYKSQNVHRPSFAFVVSFTGPQHPSELTQGPQKTINTVHEIQTLTYLTKCLIDKVAVNYIGSLQHNKRMIDSFKEAPEKNKTRKIQPLKDNISPFFCSNLKLSKDDLSSVKLVGLMDQKFIVVTLVTKHQGTVLLALDQHACDERVKAEKLFQNYINNLSNCSVAIENITWDLPEMVMNLFSTFEFSLSTWGIRFISLNSRIILTHLPSVLTEGKLSHESLKSGILQYLSDLEAGKKCPKPPGEKWFETLPFIPDMIINVVNSLACRSAVKFGTSLDTAQCRTIIQNLKSCELPFQCAHGRPSMVPLTML, encoded by the coding sequence ATGTCCATAGTAAGGCGTTTAGATAAAGCAGTATCACTCGCTCTCAAGTCCAATCTTCAGCTTAATCTGATAGGCGATGTCATCAAAGGATTAGTGGAGAATAGTCTGGATGCTGGATCAACCGAAATAAGAATATCAGTTCAATTAGATAACATCATTTGCATAGAATGTGAGGATAATGGCCATGGTATCCCACCAAGCGAACTAGAGAAGATTGGAAGTGAATACTGGTCTTCAAAAGGAGTGCTGAAGCTTGAAGATTTAgaggatttgaaaacttaTGGGTTTAGGGGTGAGACATTACACAGCCTTTCCCAGATATCCAAGGCGCTTCGAATTAGCTCTAAAGTGTTAAGCAGTGACCGAAGTTTCACCACTGTCTACAATAATGGGACTCATGTTGTAAGCCTGACGGAATGTGATGATTACGGTATTGGATCACCTCAAGGGACGGTGGTAAAGATTACTGGATTGTTCTATAATCTCCCTGTTAGACGTACTTATATTTCGAACACCAGCCAAAAGTCAATTTCTCAACAGATAAAGTTGGCGCTTTTCCCATTGTGTGCAACAAATCCTGATCTCTCGATAAAAATCAACCTTATTGAGCCTGACGTCTCTTGTGAAAAGAGCATCCTTTCAGTTAGCAAAGCTGTATCCCCAGATGACAGACTGAGCACTTCATTTGACCTGATATTCGGAAATATGGGATCTAGCATGGTACCTTTGCAAAGTTCACATATGGATTATAAAGCCGATTCCATTTTTGGCCTGAATCCGACATTTAATATTTCACATCGGTTTATTTTTCTCAACAAGAGGCTGGTGATGGACGAAAGGCTTTACAATCTTATAACTAGAGAACTAGCCCAACTTTACAAGAGCCAAAATGTTCACCGCCCTAGTTTTGCGTTCGTTGTTAGTTTCACAGGTCCCCAGCATCCCTCTGAACTAACACAAGGACCCCAGAAAACTATTAATACAGTGCATGAAATCCAGACATTGACTTATCTTACAAAATGCCTAATCGATAAAGTTGCAGTTAATTATATTGGATCACTGCAACACAATAAAAGAATGATTGACTCCTTCAAAGAGGCAcctgaaaaaaataaaacacGAAAGATTCAACCTTTGAAGGACAACATTTCACCATTCTTCTGTTCAAACTTAAAGCTGAGTAAAGATGACCTGAGTTCCGTAAAATTGGTTGGCTTAATGgatcaaaagttcattGTGGTCACTTTAGTCACAAAACACCAAGGGACCGTACTGCTTGCGTTAGACCAACATGCTTGCGACGAAAGAGTCAAGGCAGAGAAACTCTTCCAGAATTATATTAATAATCTCTCAAACTGTTCAGTTGCGATTGAAAACATTACTTGGGATTTACCTGAAATGGTTATGAATTTATTTTCTACGTTTGAATTCTCTCTATCTACCTGGGGGATCAGATTCATTAGTCTGAACTCTAGAATAATTCTCACTCACCTGCCCTCAGTGCTTACGGAGGGAAAGCTGTCACATGAATCACTAAAATCAGGAATACTGCAATACCTGAGCGATTTGGAAGCTGGGAAAAAATGCCCAAAGCCTCCTGGTGAAAAATGGTTTGAGACATTACCATTTATTCCTGATATGATTATTAATGTTGTGAATTCTCTAGCTTGCCGTTCTGCTGTGAAATTCGGCACGTCTTTGGATACAGCTCAATGCAGAACAATCATCCAAAACCTTAAATCTTGTGAATTGCCCTTTCAATGTGCACATGGCAGGCCATCGATGGTTCCTTTAACTATGCTATAG
- a CDS encoding Alpha subunit of the oligosaccharyltransferase complex of the ER lumen, with protein MKFISILFLLIGSVFGEIINTWENIDYAKVVDLSKSFVKERHIIKAINTGSEPASTYYFAIPKNVSESIAFSFASTIDASKNEVPMDSHIDEIEGGVYSVIQLPFPIAPKSKVSFAVSLVITNQLEPFPRKQALGDIQNLVLTTNKAPYSAYPTKSYKIRFQGPSSAKEVKTIGATDPFGWELKSLEGGFSYDVTEESFAPYTESPVSLVYERNLPLPYVKDLRRDLWLSPRLNTLQVEEHYDYSNKAAELISGFSRADWMNKRMSTKSSPAITAIHFPLYKGVEIKDIYFTDLVGNVSTSLVMENNLIVKPRFPIFGNWNYNFTVGWTHKLSDFLREDAEDKDEYLLEVPLIGGSTDVVYEKVELSFYLPEGAEFISVQSPLANTDYSISEVYSYLDIFGSHTKVTLQFENLVVDLRNVKVGLKYRYTLAAYLRKPIYIGLSILVALLSYLGITKIDLSLSK; from the coding sequence ATGAAATTCATCTCAATTCTGTTCCTTTTGATAGGCAGTGTATTTGGTGAAATCATCAACACCTGGGAAAATATTGATTATGCCAAAGTTGTCGATTTGTCGAAATCATTCGTCAAGGAAAGGCATATAATCAAGGCTATAAACACAGGAAGTGAGCCCGCTTCAACATACTACTTTGCCATTCCAAAGAACGTTTCTGAGTCCATtgccttttcttttgcttccACCATTGATGCGTCAAAGAACGAGGTACCTATGGATTCACATATcgatgaaattgaaggtgGAGTTTATTCGGTGATCCAGCTTCCATTTCCCATTGCCCCTAAATCGAAAGTGAGCTTTGCTGTGTCATTGGTTATTACGAATCAACTGGAGCCATTTCCTAGAAAGCAGGCGCTTGGTGATATTCAAAATCTAGTGCTAACAACCAACAAGGCGCCCTATTCCGCTTATCCAACAAAAAGCTACAAGATTAGATTCCAAGGACCTTCTTCAGCCAAAGAGGTGAAGACAATCGGTGCAACTGACCCATTCGGCTGGGAGTTGAAATCGCTTGAGGGCGGATTCTCGTACGATGTTACAGAGGAATCTTTTGCTCCATATACTGAAAGCCCCGTCTCTTTGGTCTACGAAAGAAACTTGCCCTTGCCTTACGTGAAGGACCTTCGCAGAGATTTGTGGCTTTCTCCAAGATTAAACACTTTGCAAGTGGAAGAGCATTACGATTACTCCAACAAAGCTGCAGAGTTAATTTCTGGATTTTCACGAGCTGACTGGATGAATAAAAGAATGTCTACGAAATCAAGCCCAGCCATCACTGCTATCCACTTCCCACTATACAAAGGTGTCGAAATAAAGGACATTTATTTCACAGATCTGGTTGGAAACGTGTCAACTTCATTGGTTATGGAAAACAACTTAATCGTCAAACCACGTTTCCCAATTTTTGGTAATTGGAACTACAACTTCACCGTTGGCTGGACCCACAAGCTTAGTGATTTCCTACGAGAAGATGCTGAGGATAAGGATGAATATCTACTCGAAGTTCCTCTAATTGGAGGTTCTACTGACGTTGTTTATGAAAAAGTCGAGCTGTCGTTTTACTTGCCTGAAGGAGCTGAATTTATTTCCGTGCAGTCCCCTCTCGCAAATACCGATTATTCGATTTCAGAAGTCTATTCTTATCTAGACATTTTTGGATCCCACACCAAGGTGACATTACAGTTTGAGAATTTGGTCGTTGATCTTAGAAACGTTAAGGTTGGACTCAAATACAGATACACTCTTGCCGCCTATTTGAGGAAACCAATTTACATTGGATTGAGTATTTTGGTTGCTTTGCTGAGCTATCTGGGGATCACCAAGATTGATCTCTCCCTGTCCAAATAA
- a CDS encoding Subunit of cleavage factor I (CFI): MSLPGLDQEASEQSNTITLKPNSEWRYEVSNDETIKVKLIDGFAEIFGTEISQNIEYTFRGPLKSCIFTYRGCKLQFSGDPSSEYVSEETTMPIYFNLHTLLEEQRKYVTAQNLSRKPNDRLKGPRVLIIGSKDCGRTSLARILVSYAQKMDRQPLLVSLNPQESAFTPPGVLTGTPISEMLNVENINLGETITTGASFYHQKQPIVKYYGSESLEKNEPLYKYEVSRLGVSCLSRLEEDPIVGNSGLVVDTPPLSIKNLNIIENIISDFEINVLVVIGNERLSIDLKKKLTKLNNPPSDPSKKLNLVKVAKSGGCVEKDDSFIRSRQQRVIKEYFYGFDKIVLSPYTITVAYNEVILFQSTNTNEFDQSLIPSADSFIPDSSNADRKGRSTMNFFSRFEPSESSLQHCILTMVNPSQLDLQKYLYTKDDSGLMEDVANSSVLGFAYVIGADDSKERLRILIPQPSKQLPSKVLILTDYRYNE; encoded by the exons ATGTCGCTACCTGGTCTGGATCAGGAAGCTAGC GAACAATCGAACACAATTACTCTAAAACCTAACTCGGAATGGAGATACGAAGTTTCCAACGATGAAACAATCAAGGTCAAACTGATCGACGGATTTGCTGAAATATTTGGTACTGAAATTTCCCAGAATATTGAGTATACGTTTCGTGGACCTTTGAAATCATGTATTTTCACGTATAGAGGCTGTAAGTTACAATTCTCCGGAGATCCATCATCTGAATACGTTAGTGAAGAAACCACAATGCCAATCTATTTCAATCTGCATACATTGTTAGAGGAACAGAGGAAATACGTGACTGCGCAAAACCTGAGCAGAAAACCTAATGATAGACTCAAAGGTCCAAGGGTGCTCATTATTGGAAGCAAAGACTGTGGAAGAACTAGCCTGGCAAGGATCTTAGTATCTTATGCTCAGAAAATGGATAGACAGCCTTTATTGGTTTCTCTGAACCCACAAGAGAGTGCGTTTACACCTCCAGGCGTTTTAACGGGCACCCCTATTAGTGAAATGTTGAATGTTGAGAATATCAACCTGGGCGAAACAATCACAACAGGTGCCAGCTTCTACCACCAAAAACAGCCGATCGTTAAGTATTATGGATCGGAATCcttggaaaagaatgagcCCCTTTACAAATATGAAGTCTCTCGATTGGGTGTCAGCTGTCTTAGTAGGTTAGAGGAAGATCCAATAGTTGGAAATAGTGGACTTGTGGTGGATACACCGCCATTAAGCATCAAAAACCTCAACATTATAGAAAACATTATCAGCGATTTCGAAATCAATGTTCTTGTCGTCATTGGTAACGAAAGATTGTCTATCGAtctaaagaaaaagttgaccaaGCTTAATAATCCACCTTCAgatccttccaaaaaattgaaCTTGGTAAAGGTGGCAAAGTCTGGTGGTTGTGTTGAAAAGGATGATTCATTCATCCGCAGCAGACAACAGAGAGTGATTAAAGAATATTTTTACGGATTTGACAAGATTGTGTTATCTCCGTACACGATTACTGTCGCCTATAATGAAGTGATTCTATTCCAATCTACTAATACGAACGAGTTTGACCAGTCGTTAATCCCTTCAGCAGACTCGTTCATTCCCGATTCCAGTAATGCTGACCGTAAGGGTCGTTCTACGATGAATTTCTTCTCGAGATTTGAACCTTCTGAGAGTTCTCTACAACATTGTATACTAACAATGGTAAATCCTTCTCAGCTGGATTTACAAAAATATTTGTACACCAAGGACGATAGTGGATTAATGGAAGATGTAGCTAATAGCTCCGTTCTGGGATTTGCCTACGTAATCGGTGCCGATGACTCCAAGGAGAGGTTGAGAATACTAATTCCTCAGCCTTCAAAACAGCTTCCATCCAAAGTACTGATCTTGACAGACTACAGGTACAATGAATAG
- a CDS encoding uncharacterized protein (Nit protein, one of two proteins in S. cerevisiae with similarity to the Nit domain) yields the protein MSIINPLKKKLSVALIQLKTTANKEQNLRAVANQIQKAISTRSNVDLVVLPECFNSPYSVKEFANYAEQIPNGETTKFLSKQAADHGIFIVGGSFPEKGEDDKIYNTSLTFDRKGEIIAKHRKVHLFDIDIPGGITFKESVSLSAGNKATVFDSGEFGKVGIGICYDVRFPELAILAARKHNAGIMIYPGAFNTVTGPLHWELLARSRAVDNQVFVILCSPARDLDFSYHAYGHSLVVDPSGNIIAEAGEGEEIVYADLDPSLLESARAGIPVTTQRRYDIYPDISESSKVSAE from the coding sequence ATGTCCATTATAAATCCTctcaagaagaagctttcgGTGGCTTTGATCCAATTGAAGACAACTGCCAATAAGGAGCAAAACTTGAGAGCTGTAGCcaatcaaattcaaaaggCCATATCCACTCGTTCCAATGTAGATTTAGTGGTTCTTCCAGAGTGTTTTAATTCCCCCTACAGTGTTAAGGAATTTGCCAATTATGCTGAACAGATTCCCAATGGAGAGACTACCAAGTTTCTGAGTAAACAAGCAGCTGATCACGGAATTTTCATCGTAGGTGGTTCATTCCCAGAGAAGGGTGAAGATGACAAGATCTACAATACTTCATTAACATTTGACAGAAAAGGTGAGATTATTGCCAAACATCGCAAAGTACATCTGTTTGACATTGATATTCCAGGAGGTATCACTTTCAAGGAATCCGTCTCCCTGTCTGCGGGGAATAAGGCTACTGTGTTCGACTCTGGGGAATTCGGAAAGGTGGGTATAGGGATCTGCTACGACGTGAGGTTCCCTGAATTAGCAATTCTGGCAGCCAGAAAACACAATGCTGGAATCATGATTTATCCAGGTGCTTTCAATACTGTCACTGGTCCTCTCCACTGGGAATTGTTAGCACGTTCGAGAGCTGTTGATAACCAGGTCTTCGTTATTCTGTGTTCCCCTGCCAGAGATTTGGATTTTTCTTACCATGCTTATGGACATTCATTGGTAGTTGACCCCAGTGGAAATATAATTGCCGAAGCTGGTGAAGGAGAAGAGATTGTGTATGCTGATCTTGATCCAAGCTTACTGGAGTCAGCCAGAGCTGGTATACCTGTTACAACACAGCGTCGCTACGACATATATCCAGACATCAGTGAGTCAAGTAAGGTATCAGCTGAGTAG